Proteins encoded within one genomic window of Ranitomeya variabilis isolate aRanVar5 chromosome 4, aRanVar5.hap1, whole genome shotgun sequence:
- the LOC143767108 gene encoding uncharacterized protein LOC143767108 → MSTDTFAFDVATSSDILSHVTGSSEFLRTPVHELRTRDFEKERRRLISYDLHCTTLAEYYKQNKIPRGLRCNLHPTLFSDIPEYCEKYKRILNKCSLDIIILTIEFLQKAIIETKQNIQNIETQLSSTLSSTEWSTLKTKTEKTLAEHQKVLQERKRAKFQRDTDDYANNRVYKWTDSSTSTRRQPRYPRRDGYYSSGSDSSTNSNYNRRHFLSKGRRGGRHEGDPQGEQELAVLQKGLSFCPTPNWDALQLKKDLEYFYRTIRLKTHFGSITDNLHTPIPTRGDGIPPALSITTLGLRNRSNFCPPRTYHAAETFISLVDKEIDSLIHQQRLGLFPLHSNLSTTEKQALSSLHTNNSIIVKPADKGGAIVVMNRTQYIGEIYRQLADTNTYDIIPRDPVVAISRKIQNVIDTYLVKHTIDQKTATFLVNPHPITPVFYVLPKIHKSLRNPPGRPIVASTDSVLSPLSIFLERILTPMVKTTQSFLLDTGHFLDIIKQLGTVPPHSTLVTLDVNSLYTAIQHTKGIEATRLLLHQSTIPEDAIQFCLDLLTLVLYENYFLFEDTFYIQKCGTAMGSNVAPAYANAFMNHFETTHVFNNELYLQHALCYHRYIDDIFLIWTGPPDTLTTFHSYLNSILPELQFTIYCNTDSVPFLDTTVIKATNGDLSTDMYCKPTDCNSLLLYTSCHPRSLKNSLPRSQLNRVARIVSDPIKLNDRLDTMSSKFQARCYPSKLLTDEKARILSPLSPRPPRNTAERVPFVHRFHPLVPKVHSIIRRHWPLLAKAYPNIQSFKEPALMCNKRPPNIKDQLVRADVGTKRPINTQRLLSTQRNGTFPCLNCASCSNVIKSSTITHPRSGKTYPIHGFHTCDSNFVVYLIKCPCGLLYIGETTQHIKDRISSHKSTIRCGKNWLPLPDHFTKFKHTVAQLKFQVIEKVPRPRRGGDHVRLLRARETFWIYKLDTLAPKGLNREIDWLI, encoded by the exons ATGTCTACCGATACGTTTGCATTTGATGTGGCCACAAGCTCAGATATACTGTCCCACGTGACAGGATCTAGCGAATTTCTCAGGACCCCAGTCCATGAACTGAGGACCAGGGACTTTGAAAAAGAAAGGCGTAGGCTTATTTCCTACGACCTTCATTGCACAACCCTAGCTGAATACTATAAGCAGAACAAAATACCCAGGGGCCTTAGGTGCAACCTGCACCCCACTTTATTCTCGGACATTCCGGAATACTGTGAGAAATATAAGAGGATTCTTAACAAATGCTCCTTAGACATCATAATACTAACAATTGAGTTCCTCCAGAAAGCAATAATAGAAACCAAACAGAATATTCAGAATATAGAGACACAACTTTCATCAACTCTGTCCTCAACGGAGTGGTCTACTTTGAAAACAAAGACAGAGAAAACCTTGGCAGAGCATCAGAAGGTCCTACAGGAACGTAAGAGAGCCAAATTCCAACGCGACACCGACGATTACGCCAACAACAGGGTCTACAAATGGACCGACTCCTCTACCTCAACCAGGCGCCAACCACGCTACCCACGCAGAGATGGATATTACAGCTCCGGCAGCGATTCCTCAACCAACTCCAACTACAACAGGCGACATTTTTTATCCAAGGGACGGAGGGGAGGACGCCACGAAGGAGACCCACAAGGAGAGCAAG AACTCGCAGTCCTCCAGAAGGGGCTCTCATTCTGCCCCACACCTAATTGGGACGCTTTGCAATTGAAAAAGGATTTGGAATATTTCTACCGGACGATTAGACTAAAAACTCATTTTGGCTCAATTACGGACAATCTGCATACCCCGATTCCTACAAGGGGCGATGGCATACCACCAGCATTATCAATCACCACCCTTGGACTTCGTAACCGGAGTAATTTTTGCCCACCGAGGACCTATCACGCGGCTGAAACATTTATCTCCTTGGTAGATAAAGAAATTGATTCTCTTATTCACCAGCAACGCCTTGGTCTTTTTCCTCTGCACTCTAACCTCTCTACCACCGAGAAACAAGCTCTGTCCTCTCTTCACACTAACAACTCAATTATAgtgaaaccggcagacaaggggggtgcgATTGTAGTAATGAATCGTACACAGTACATTGGCGAAATCTATCGCCAATTGGCAGACACCAACACCTACGATATCATACCTAGGGATCCAGTAGTAGCCATCAGTCGCAAAATCCAAAATGTGATTGACACATATCTAGTCAAACACACTATAGATCAGAAAACGGCAACTTTTTTGGTTAACCCCCACCCGATAACACCTGTTTTTTACGTgttacccaaaatccacaaatccctaCGAAATCCACCTGGTCGCCCAATTGTGGCTTCCACTGACTCTGTCCTGTCCCCATTATCTATCTTCTTAGAGAGGATCTTGACACCCATGGTCAAAACTACCCAATCTTTTCTCCTTGACACCGGTCACTTTTTGGACATTATCAAACAACTGGGCACGGTACCACCCCACAGTACCCTGGTTACGCTAGATGTTAATAGCCTCTATACGGCTATTCAGCATACAAAAGGCATTGAGGCCACTAGACTACTGTTACACCAATCCACAATACCAGAGGATGCCATTCAATTCTGCCTAGACCTACTTACCCTAGTGCTCTATGAGAACTACTTCTTATTTGAGGACACCTTCTACATCCAGAAGTGCGGGACCGCGATGGGTTCAAATGTAGCGCCAGCTTATGCAAATGCATTCATGAACCATTTTGAGACAACTCATGTCTTTAACAACGAGCTCTATTTACAACACGCACTATGTTatcaccgctacattgatgacattttccttATCTGGACAGGCCCCCCTGATACATTAACAACCTTTCACTCCTACCTGAATTCCATTCTCCCAGAGCTCCAGTTTACCATCTATTGCAACACTGACTCAGTACCCTTTTTAGACACTACTGTCATTAAAGCCACCAATGGAGATCTCTCCACAGACATGTACTGTAAACCTACCGACTGCAATAGCCTCTTACTTTACACTAGCTGCCACCCACGTTCACTAAAAAACAGCTTGCCACGATCTCAACTCAACAGAGTAGCTCGCATTGTCTCTGATCCTATCAAACTCAACGACAGATTAGACACCATGTCATCTAAATTTCAAGCACGATGCTATCCCTCCAAACTTCTCACCGACGAGAAAGCACGTATTCTGTCACCTCTATCTCCTCGGCCCCCGAGAAATACAGCAGAGAGGGTCCCATTCGTACATAGGTTCCACCCGTTGGTCCCTAAAGTTCACTCGATCATTAGGAGACATTGGCCACTTCTGGCTAAAGCATACCCGAATATACAGTCCTTCAAGGAACCAGCCTTGATGTGTAATAAGAGACCACCCAATATCAAGGACCAACTTGTGAGAGCGGACGTTGGCACTAAGCGACCCATTAATACACAGAGATTATTGAGCACTCAACGGAATGGCACCTTTCCATGCCTCAATTGTGCATCGTGTTCAAATGTCATTAAGTCCAGCACCATAACTCATCCTAGATCTGGCAAAACCTATCCAATACACGGCTTTCATACCTGTGACTCAAATTTTGTCGTTTACctaatcaaatgcccatgtggcctcctcTACATAGGGGAGACTACCCAACATATAAAGGACAGAATCTCCAGCCATAAATCTACCATCAGATGTGGCAAGAACTGGTTGCCCTTACCGGACCATTTCACCAAATTCAAACACACTGTGGCACAGCTTAAGTTTCAGGTTATCGAAAAAGTCCCCCGCCCCAGGAGAGGGGGTGACCATGTTAGATTACTGAGAGCACGTGAAACCTTCTGGATCTATAAGCTGGATACTCTGGCCcctaaagggttaaacagggaaaTAGATTGGTTAATATGA